A region from the Carassius carassius chromosome 33, fCarCar2.1, whole genome shotgun sequence genome encodes:
- the LOC132113547 gene encoding 26S proteasome non-ATPase regulatory subunit 10-like, which produces MEGRVSNVEICNLAYTGKFEELKKCVLSDSSLATKTDQDSRTALHWACSAGHVAVVKFLLDLGVDVDLKDDACWTPLHIAASAGREEIVRSLISKGAQLNAVNQNGCTPLHYAASKNLYEIAQILLENGADPNATDKLKSTPLHRASAKGNYRLIQLLLKESASTNIQDSEGNTPLHLACDEERSEAAKLLVEHGASIYIENKETMTPLQVAKGGLGSVLKRIVEG; this is translated from the exons ATGGAGGGAAGAGTATCAAATGTAGAAATCTGTAATTTAGCTTATACTGGAAAGTTTGAAGAACTTAAAAAATGCGTGTTGTCTGACAGCTCACTAGCGACCAAAACAGACCAG GACAGCAGGACTGCTCTGCACTGGGCTTGTTCAGCTGGACATGTGGCTGTCGTGAAGTTTCTGCTGGATCTTGGCGTAGATGTGGATCTCAAAGATGAT GCATGTTGGACTCCTCTTCATATAGCAGCATCTGCTGGGAGAGAAGAAATTGTCAGATCCTTAATATCCAAAGGAGCTCAGCTGAACGCTGTGAACCAGAATGGTTGCACCCCACTACACTACGCAGCATCCAAAAACCTATATGAG atAGCCCAGATTTTGCTGGAAAATGGAGCAGATCCTAATGCAACAGATAAACTGAAATCCACACCTCTACACCGAGCATCTGCCAAGGGCAACTACAGACTCATTCAGCTTCTTTTAAAAGAGAGTGCTTCTACCAACATTCAGGACTCTGAAGGAAACACACCACT TCATCTTGCATGTGACGAGGAGCGATCAGAGGCTGCAAAACTCCTTGTGGAACATGGTGCCAGCATCTACATTGAGAACAAGGAAACGATGACGCCTCTACAAGTGGCTAAAGGTGGCTTGGGATCGGTGTTGAAACGGATCGTAGAGGGTTGA